In Desulfomonile tiedjei DSM 6799, a genomic segment contains:
- a CDS encoding pilus assembly protein: MLKAAYLRVKLFLSLATAACLIMGGVQSDSWAKYSSCNVPPVVGANPKPNVMIVMDYSGSMQFPAYYDDAYQNSYYSNGVANCYYVDSDDEPRVLKTYAPSTSYYGLFESDKYYVYETDASASTEYFRLANPQPVNQYAFSAESQDGGSGTIWFTAAGHNFQVNDLVAFYDLTSHKSLNGNAYTVTQVSGSRFKIARPWNGKADKAVGYAIKRIYGTLAPGSTTGVSGNILNFVNTSRTDAALKALIGGRSVCDNDYCYLTGQGARRKFGDTGDLKADFYIRPAGIVNTSGATTNAAYPDNYSTGTYYKDSGDNDRDLIMSITGQYSGSTAAGSRYGDRYFEEWTFTLTKKTKVIMSLDGSWPGYDYLSIYSQPLYNNGTGDTYRVASNSGNTARISSTLNAGTYYVRASYNDNSTSTSYKKPYTIKSNVHLTAFQLSGFQHLGAMGSKIEAIPWARVRVRLEPEGTIKDTRKGVIQQSFSRVRLGFMYYKGVNGHEGKILVGCDNESMDRLIKALEGVGSGDGLDFTQVYPYYGTPTGEAMREAYDYFRQANSGGESNSTFIAPKTAKDPYYGAVTGSNAIPIPCRKSFVLLISDGEWNGSLEPVFPTKQMHTEDLRTASEFAGKQNADVYSVFAFSQSVQGYNSMKTIAMFGGFTDIPKTAGCPTPDPTAGYPYPVTYVSNYFDSKTDLPWPVANCNPSGTYNECYCKEWDTVWDRDEDGTTEQKGLPDNYFEADDGRKLEEALLKILEGVAARTGAASAVATVSQEVRTSDIIVRGVFEAEDPREGRSGSYLWKGHLEAYFPFAVDDKEVYDFEIPANQGKLCTEINSLNCWDGGQILASNVPVDSAGRNIFTWDPVAKKQKLFDTTNITKDDLYGAQSGSYTDAQRLALINWVRGESQDLLRDREGWKLGDIVYSTPVIVGPPRLGDVSRRDPHVNKFLQYRDKQSKRPKVVYVGGNDGMLHAFLMSTTEDGLNWKVRRSEDGQIGKEIWAYIPSNLLTELKELAAPTYGSTGCKHRTMVDLSARSWEVYMKSEKYCSASEKDDNDRCWRTVIVGGERGGGDLYFGIDITDPFDPHVLWEYSILKNRVVVEAAASGTDPNCVQQCRSNCQNTCLTEYNTCYDACRDWGWSKKYCRNLCTPEQTTCQTTCEAGCDAKCTLPPGDFKCYVPFRDAYESIKLLPMSWSQPYLGQVKIPPSVKFYVGDPNPVTGGGQPSNYVQFTTGTDKDNDKRAVVFMGGGIHIFDKTFATEPTTIPGPGTPPTQISMDRFKLALFWPFLLMMDIETGQNLFEYVWPVVLNKNINNFNVKTAGSNTIPYAMSDPLCLDIWDQENDTVGDDGYIDRIYVGDMNGYLYGIKFNLDDRFPNATTTNSNFGMQVEIWPTKPISGDDLGTDDYRSGLQPITVSPVASMEPIDTSTMPALRVIFGTGKYDDVMEADSDKQDTARMTLYNLRDPIITTSGGVTYGLPVIDPTNSHQVYDSTHTTNFRVQFIPRCGLPNNIVSFNNNCNWMKNATDADCCQSSCSSPCYKCIYDLRHPCTTSMNNCIFPTDSVTDKPGERIIGKPLLAGGTVFFTTYTPPHDACGFTGKGILYAFNYMCEAMEGNPFDTLDTVAVPGPGGVDNPAGYVAGEPVTGVPSRPVLDSRGENVIVQMSDGTLKRYKVDLGDNKPLQFRGWRAR, translated from the coding sequence ATGCTTAAAGCGGCCTATCTTAGAGTGAAGCTCTTCCTGTCACTGGCGACAGCAGCATGCCTCATCATGGGAGGCGTTCAGAGCGATTCCTGGGCGAAGTATTCTTCCTGCAATGTCCCTCCGGTGGTTGGGGCTAATCCGAAGCCGAACGTCATGATTGTTATGGACTATTCCGGGAGTATGCAATTTCCCGCGTATTACGATGATGCGTACCAGAATAGTTATTATAGTAATGGTGTCGCAAACTGCTATTACGTCGACTCTGATGACGAACCTCGCGTTCTTAAGACATACGCTCCGTCGACGTCGTACTACGGACTCTTCGAATCGGATAAATATTACGTGTACGAGACCGATGCATCGGCAAGCACTGAATATTTTCGGTTGGCCAATCCTCAGCCGGTGAATCAATACGCTTTTTCTGCCGAATCCCAGGACGGTGGCTCAGGCACCATATGGTTCACAGCCGCCGGGCACAATTTTCAGGTGAACGATCTCGTCGCCTTTTACGACCTGACAAGTCACAAGAGTCTCAATGGGAATGCCTACACTGTGACCCAGGTCAGTGGTTCTCGCTTCAAAATTGCCCGACCCTGGAACGGCAAAGCTGATAAGGCAGTGGGATATGCAATCAAACGAATTTACGGGACATTGGCTCCAGGATCCACCACGGGCGTCAGCGGAAATATTCTCAATTTCGTGAACACTTCGCGAACCGATGCTGCACTCAAGGCGCTTATTGGCGGACGATCCGTATGCGACAATGACTATTGTTACTTGACGGGCCAGGGTGCACGGAGAAAATTCGGCGACACTGGAGATCTGAAGGCTGATTTTTACATAAGGCCGGCCGGAATAGTGAATACAAGCGGAGCCACGACCAATGCCGCGTATCCGGATAACTATAGTACCGGCACCTACTATAAAGATAGCGGCGATAACGACCGCGATCTCATAATGTCAATAACCGGCCAATACTCGGGATCGACGGCTGCGGGTAGCCGGTACGGGGACAGGTATTTTGAGGAATGGACATTCACGTTAACGAAGAAAACCAAAGTGATAATGAGTCTTGATGGATCGTGGCCGGGATATGATTATTTGTCCATATATTCGCAGCCTCTTTATAATAATGGAACCGGAGACACATACAGGGTTGCGTCGAATAGCGGCAATACGGCCAGGATATCCTCGACCCTGAACGCGGGCACCTATTACGTCCGTGCTTCGTACAATGACAATTCCACCAGTACCTCTTACAAGAAACCTTACACAATTAAATCCAACGTCCATTTGACTGCCTTTCAACTATCCGGATTCCAGCATCTTGGGGCGATGGGCAGCAAAATAGAAGCCATTCCATGGGCACGCGTGCGGGTGAGGCTGGAACCGGAAGGCACAATCAAAGACACCCGAAAAGGCGTTATTCAGCAGTCCTTTTCCCGGGTAAGGCTTGGATTCATGTACTACAAAGGAGTAAACGGTCACGAGGGAAAGATTCTTGTCGGGTGCGACAACGAGAGTATGGACAGACTGATCAAAGCACTCGAAGGAGTCGGGTCCGGTGACGGACTCGATTTCACCCAGGTTTATCCTTATTATGGGACGCCTACGGGAGAAGCAATGCGGGAAGCGTACGACTATTTCAGGCAGGCCAACTCGGGCGGGGAGAGCAATAGTACGTTCATTGCACCCAAAACCGCTAAGGACCCGTATTATGGAGCCGTTACAGGGTCCAATGCGATTCCGATACCCTGTAGGAAGAGTTTCGTTTTGCTCATCTCGGACGGTGAATGGAATGGATCGTTGGAACCGGTTTTCCCAACGAAACAGATGCATACTGAAGATCTTCGAACTGCTTCGGAATTCGCTGGTAAACAGAATGCCGATGTATATTCCGTGTTCGCCTTTTCGCAAAGTGTGCAGGGCTACAATTCGATGAAAACCATAGCCATGTTCGGCGGGTTCACCGACATTCCGAAAACAGCAGGATGCCCCACACCCGATCCCACGGCCGGTTATCCGTACCCGGTAACCTATGTATCAAATTACTTTGACAGTAAGACTGATTTACCGTGGCCCGTAGCGAACTGTAACCCTTCGGGAACATATAATGAATGTTACTGCAAGGAATGGGATACCGTTTGGGACAGAGATGAAGACGGTACCACAGAGCAGAAAGGATTGCCGGACAACTACTTTGAAGCGGACGACGGAAGAAAACTGGAAGAAGCTTTACTAAAGATCCTGGAAGGCGTTGCAGCAAGAACAGGGGCGGCAAGCGCAGTCGCCACCGTTTCGCAGGAAGTCCGTACCTCGGATATCATCGTACGCGGGGTTTTCGAAGCCGAAGATCCTCGAGAGGGTAGATCCGGATCCTATCTTTGGAAAGGACATCTCGAGGCATATTTTCCTTTCGCAGTTGACGACAAAGAGGTCTACGATTTTGAAATACCGGCAAACCAGGGAAAATTGTGTACCGAGATCAATTCGTTAAACTGCTGGGACGGCGGCCAGATACTTGCCTCCAATGTTCCGGTGGACTCCGCGGGCAGGAACATCTTCACGTGGGATCCTGTGGCAAAAAAACAAAAACTGTTTGACACCACAAACATCACGAAAGATGACCTCTACGGTGCTCAAAGCGGCAGCTATACGGATGCCCAAAGGCTGGCCCTGATTAACTGGGTAAGAGGGGAATCTCAGGACCTGCTACGAGATCGCGAAGGATGGAAACTGGGCGATATTGTGTATTCCACTCCCGTGATTGTAGGACCGCCTAGGCTCGGTGATGTTTCCCGGCGCGATCCGCACGTGAACAAATTTCTTCAGTACAGAGATAAACAATCAAAGCGGCCGAAAGTGGTCTACGTTGGTGGAAATGATGGAATGCTCCACGCGTTTCTCATGTCTACAACTGAGGATGGGCTCAACTGGAAGGTGAGAAGGAGTGAGGATGGGCAAATCGGAAAAGAGATTTGGGCCTACATTCCAAGCAATCTTCTGACCGAATTAAAAGAACTTGCAGCTCCGACCTACGGCTCCACAGGATGCAAACACAGAACCATGGTGGACCTCTCAGCGAGATCCTGGGAAGTGTACATGAAATCCGAGAAGTATTGCAGCGCCTCGGAAAAAGACGACAATGACCGGTGCTGGCGAACGGTAATCGTTGGCGGAGAGCGAGGCGGAGGCGATCTATACTTTGGTATAGATATCACCGATCCGTTTGATCCGCATGTGCTGTGGGAATATTCGATTCTTAAGAACCGTGTGGTTGTGGAGGCCGCAGCTTCGGGAACCGACCCAAATTGTGTCCAGCAATGTAGGAGTAATTGTCAAAACACGTGCCTTACCGAATATAACACCTGTTACGATGCTTGCCGGGACTGGGGTTGGTCCAAGAAGTACTGCCGCAATCTCTGTACTCCTGAGCAGACGACATGCCAGACCACGTGTGAAGCTGGATGTGATGCAAAATGTACACTCCCTCCAGGGGACTTCAAATGCTACGTGCCATTTCGTGACGCTTACGAGAGCATAAAACTGCTTCCCATGTCCTGGTCACAGCCCTATTTGGGACAAGTCAAAATTCCGCCTTCTGTAAAATTCTACGTGGGCGACCCAAATCCTGTCACTGGAGGTGGTCAACCTTCCAATTATGTCCAGTTCACCACCGGTACGGATAAGGATAACGACAAAAGAGCCGTAGTATTCATGGGTGGAGGAATTCACATTTTTGACAAGACATTTGCTACGGAGCCGACAACGATACCTGGACCCGGGACTCCCCCTACCCAGATTTCGATGGATCGTTTCAAACTCGCCCTCTTCTGGCCCTTCCTCCTCATGATGGACATTGAAACCGGCCAAAACCTGTTTGAGTATGTGTGGCCTGTAGTGCTGAACAAGAACATCAACAATTTCAACGTAAAGACTGCCGGATCAAATACGATTCCTTATGCAATGTCGGATCCCCTCTGCCTCGACATTTGGGATCAGGAAAATGACACTGTCGGAGATGACGGCTACATAGACCGAATATACGTCGGGGATATGAACGGTTACCTGTACGGAATAAAGTTTAATCTCGACGATCGTTTCCCGAATGCTACCACCACAAACTCGAATTTCGGGATGCAAGTGGAAATCTGGCCTACAAAGCCCATTTCGGGTGACGACCTGGGCACAGACGATTACCGATCCGGATTGCAGCCGATTACAGTATCACCGGTGGCAAGTATGGAACCAATTGACACGTCGACTATGCCGGCTCTCCGAGTAATCTTCGGAACCGGAAAGTACGACGATGTCATGGAAGCTGATTCCGACAAACAGGATACTGCGAGGATGACATTGTACAACTTGAGAGATCCTATTATAACAACAAGCGGAGGAGTGACGTACGGCCTTCCGGTCATTGATCCGACAAACTCTCATCAGGTGTACGATTCGACTCACACGACAAACTTCAGGGTGCAATTCATCCCGAGGTGCGGTTTGCCCAACAACATCGTCTCTTTCAACAACAACTGCAATTGGATGAAAAACGCA
- a CDS encoding CoB--CoM heterodisulfide reductase iron-sulfur subunit A family protein → MGDGERKILVVGGGISGMTAAIEAAETGAEVVLVEKNPYLGGRVAQLNQYFPKLCPPSCGLEINFRRIKQNANITFHTLAEVQSISGGPGNYEVTVAIQPRYVNDNCTACGKCAEVCETEVPNGLNYDMDNVKAARLPHAMAFPFKYMIAPEIIGTDEATKCAEACPYGAVDLTMQPTTLTYNVGAVVWATGWDPYNAANVDYLGFGSIPNVITSVMFERLVSPGGPTGGKLLRPSDGKEVKSVAFVQCAGSRDENHLKYCSGVCCLASLKQATYLRERVSDGNAFIYYIDVRAMGKYEDFYLKVKQDENIVLTKSKIARITPDPETGGVIVEGEDIGRGAMVKQKVDLAVLAVGMVPGTASVKPSLEMEYDDFGFVTASGSSGIIPAGCVKAPMEVAASLQDATAAALKALQCSMGR, encoded by the coding sequence ATGGGTGATGGAGAGCGAAAAATTCTGGTCGTAGGTGGCGGGATAAGCGGAATGACCGCAGCTATCGAAGCCGCCGAAACCGGAGCGGAAGTAGTTCTTGTAGAGAAAAACCCGTATCTCGGCGGCCGCGTGGCTCAGCTTAATCAATATTTTCCCAAGCTGTGCCCCCCTTCTTGCGGACTGGAGATCAATTTCAGGCGCATTAAACAGAATGCGAACATTACGTTTCACACCCTTGCAGAAGTGCAGTCGATTTCCGGAGGACCGGGAAATTACGAAGTGACGGTCGCAATTCAGCCGCGGTATGTAAACGACAACTGCACAGCATGTGGAAAATGTGCTGAAGTCTGTGAAACCGAAGTGCCGAACGGTTTGAACTATGACATGGATAATGTGAAAGCCGCACGTTTGCCCCATGCAATGGCATTTCCGTTCAAGTACATGATTGCTCCTGAAATCATCGGCACGGATGAAGCAACGAAATGCGCAGAAGCATGTCCTTATGGTGCAGTTGACCTTACCATGCAGCCGACCACGCTGACTTACAACGTTGGAGCGGTAGTATGGGCCACCGGCTGGGATCCGTACAACGCTGCTAACGTGGATTACCTCGGTTTCGGAAGTATCCCCAATGTCATCACCAGCGTTATGTTCGAACGTCTAGTGTCTCCCGGCGGTCCCACAGGCGGCAAACTCCTGAGGCCTTCTGATGGGAAAGAAGTAAAGAGCGTTGCTTTTGTGCAGTGCGCAGGTTCACGAGATGAGAACCATCTGAAATACTGTTCCGGCGTTTGCTGTCTGGCCTCCTTGAAACAAGCCACGTATCTCCGGGAACGAGTATCTGACGGAAATGCATTCATCTACTATATAGACGTCCGAGCGATGGGAAAATACGAGGATTTCTATCTCAAGGTCAAACAGGATGAAAATATCGTCCTGACCAAAAGCAAAATAGCCCGCATTACTCCGGACCCAGAAACAGGCGGAGTCATTGTGGAAGGCGAAGACATCGGGCGTGGAGCAATGGTGAAGCAGAAGGTGGATCTCGCGGTCCTGGCTGTGGGCATGGTCCCTGGTACAGCCTCCGTGAAGCCCTCCCTCGAGATGGAATACGATGATTTCGGATTCGTCACCGCATCCGGCTCTTCGGGAATAATACCCGCAGGGTGTGTGAAAGCGCCCATGGAGGTGGCTGCTTCCCTGCAGGACGCGACAGCGGCGGCTCTTAAAGCGCTACAGTGCAGCATGGGGAGGTAA
- a CDS encoding FAD-dependent oxidoreductase — protein sequence MDQKIGVYICSGCNIGESIDVDALSSVANEFSIAKCESNPALCGEEGLALIKKDVESGEVNSVLIAACSGRVKTDVFSFDPMTTILERVNIREHVAWCQPAGAEDTQMMAEDYMRMGITKVEKTTLPKPYIEETDKTILVIGGGVSGMQAALEAARAGYQVKLVEKEPELGGKMSTWYKNTPLGAPYQDLSEITVQQTIDSVKANSNISVFTGTTTEKISGAPGMFDVTLSNGAGTQRIGSIVLAAGWKPYDPSKLEHLAYGKFPDVITSVQMEEMAKNGKITCPSDGSEPSVVAFVQCAGSRDENHLPYCSAVCCRVSLKQAEYVKEQNEENKVIVFYKDMRTPEQHEEFYRKVQKDGVVFVKTDTANIAIAEGSERKLSIEATDELLNEPVMMEADLIVLATGMQPAVLDDPILNLEYRQGPALPDLKYGFPDSHFVCFPYETRRTGIYTAGCVRQPMTATRSANDGAGAALKAIQCVEMVSQGKAVHPRAGDLSYPELFIQRCTQCKRCTEECPFGMYNEDVKGTPLPHPTRCRRCGICMGSCPERIISFNNYSVDMIGSMIKSINVPDEYDEKPRVIGLICENDAYPALDMVGINKLQYPPWVRFIPVRCLGSVNLVWIADALSKGIDGIVLFGCRYGDDYQCHFIQGSELANTRMSKIKETLDRLVLESDRIRFEQIAIDDYGKIPTILEEFAAKLEELGPNPYKGF from the coding sequence ATGGATCAGAAAATCGGTGTTTATATTTGCTCTGGCTGCAATATTGGAGAATCCATAGACGTGGACGCCCTCTCCTCAGTGGCCAACGAATTTTCCATAGCGAAATGCGAATCCAATCCTGCGCTGTGCGGCGAGGAAGGACTCGCTCTCATAAAGAAGGATGTTGAATCCGGAGAAGTGAACAGCGTTCTTATCGCTGCGTGTTCAGGCCGAGTCAAAACCGACGTCTTCTCCTTCGATCCCATGACCACTATTCTCGAAAGAGTGAATATTCGGGAACACGTTGCATGGTGTCAGCCCGCAGGCGCAGAAGATACCCAGATGATGGCTGAAGACTACATGCGCATGGGCATCACCAAGGTTGAGAAGACCACGCTGCCGAAACCCTATATCGAGGAAACGGACAAAACCATTCTGGTCATCGGCGGCGGTGTGAGTGGCATGCAGGCAGCGCTCGAGGCGGCTCGGGCAGGCTATCAGGTAAAACTCGTCGAAAAGGAACCGGAACTCGGCGGAAAGATGAGCACCTGGTACAAAAATACACCTCTTGGCGCACCCTACCAGGATCTTTCTGAAATTACCGTTCAGCAAACCATAGATAGTGTCAAAGCGAATTCCAATATATCGGTGTTCACCGGCACCACCACAGAGAAGATCAGCGGCGCTCCCGGAATGTTCGACGTCACGCTGAGCAACGGCGCAGGCACTCAGAGAATCGGGTCAATCGTGCTGGCGGCAGGATGGAAGCCGTACGATCCTTCAAAGCTGGAGCACCTCGCATACGGCAAATTCCCGGATGTGATCACAAGCGTGCAGATGGAAGAAATGGCCAAGAACGGCAAGATCACCTGTCCGTCTGACGGTTCGGAGCCTTCGGTAGTAGCGTTTGTGCAGTGTGCCGGTTCACGCGACGAAAATCACCTTCCTTACTGCAGTGCAGTTTGCTGCAGGGTGTCACTCAAACAGGCGGAGTACGTAAAAGAGCAGAATGAAGAGAACAAAGTCATCGTTTTCTACAAAGATATGCGTACTCCCGAACAGCATGAAGAGTTCTATCGAAAGGTCCAGAAAGACGGTGTGGTATTTGTCAAGACCGACACCGCCAATATTGCCATAGCAGAAGGATCGGAACGGAAGCTCAGTATAGAAGCGACGGACGAGTTGCTGAACGAGCCTGTCATGATGGAGGCCGATCTTATCGTTTTGGCGACAGGAATGCAGCCTGCCGTATTGGACGATCCGATTCTCAATCTGGAATATCGCCAGGGTCCGGCATTACCGGATCTCAAATACGGTTTTCCGGATTCCCATTTTGTTTGCTTCCCCTATGAGACCCGCCGAACCGGCATTTATACCGCAGGCTGCGTAAGGCAGCCCATGACTGCCACCCGCTCTGCAAATGACGGCGCTGGTGCAGCTCTGAAAGCTATTCAGTGCGTAGAAATGGTGTCCCAGGGCAAAGCCGTGCATCCGAGAGCCGGGGATTTGTCCTATCCGGAGCTGTTCATTCAGCGATGTACCCAGTGCAAACGTTGCACTGAGGAATGCCCGTTCGGCATGTACAACGAAGACGTCAAAGGGACTCCTCTGCCGCATCCTACCCGATGCCGAAGATGCGGAATCTGCATGGGGTCATGTCCGGAACGCATTATCTCCTTCAACAACTACTCCGTGGATATGATCGGCTCCATGATCAAATCCATAAACGTGCCCGACGAGTACGACGAGAAACCCCGAGTGATAGGGCTCATTTGCGAGAACGACGCGTATCCTGCGCTGGACATGGTTGGAATCAACAAGCTTCAGTATCCGCCCTGGGTTCGCTTCATTCCGGTCAGGTGTCTGGGATCCGTGAACCTCGTATGGATCGCAGATGCGCTCTCGAAAGGAATTGACGGTATCGTCCTGTTCGGATGCCGATATGGTGATGATTACCAGTGCCATTTCATCCAGGGCAGTGAGCTTGCGAACACCAGAATGAGCAAAATCAAGGAAACCTTGGACCGGCTGGTGCTGGAATCCGATCGCATCAGGTTCGAGCAGATCGCCATTGATGATTACGGCAAGATACCGACTATTCTGGAAGAGTTCGCAGCCAAGCTGGAGGAACTTGGGCCGAATCCGTACAAAGGATTCTGA
- a CDS encoding (Fe-S)-binding protein yields METRVPFLEVSDAIVASGADTLYWCMQCGLCTGTCPYRLVPGEASEQFNIRWVQRLGQLGLEGFESENCLFACTTCRACMDRCPRGVDIIGNVRGMRGMLAEVGTIPPSLKPIAGSLHSQGNPWSGDRGKRIDWTKDIDVPTFSEGTEYFLSVCCTSCYDMRSQKIAKSVAKALTAAGISFGIIGNEESCCGESIRKIGDEALFQKLAQSNIELYNSKGVKKIIVTSPHCLYTFKNEYPELGGEYEVYHYTEILAQALAGGKLKLQGDAAGTVAMHDPCYLGRHSEVYDPPRQLIEAVPGAELKELSRNKKDSVCCGGGGGRVWMETKAGERFAELRIQDAVDSGANTLVTSCPYCITMLEDSCNVMGKTDQLRVIDLSELIAEKL; encoded by the coding sequence ATGGAAACACGAGTACCTTTTCTTGAAGTGAGCGATGCGATTGTGGCATCCGGAGCGGACACTCTGTACTGGTGCATGCAATGCGGTCTGTGCACCGGCACGTGTCCATATCGTCTTGTGCCGGGCGAGGCTTCGGAGCAGTTCAATATACGGTGGGTTCAGCGACTCGGACAGCTCGGTCTCGAAGGATTCGAATCCGAAAATTGTCTGTTCGCCTGTACCACCTGCAGGGCGTGCATGGATCGTTGCCCTCGTGGCGTTGACATTATCGGTAACGTGAGGGGCATGCGTGGTATGCTGGCCGAGGTCGGCACGATTCCGCCAAGCCTGAAGCCCATTGCAGGAAGCCTCCATTCTCAGGGGAATCCCTGGTCAGGCGATCGCGGCAAACGTATCGATTGGACGAAGGACATCGATGTCCCGACCTTTTCTGAAGGCACCGAGTATTTCCTGTCGGTATGTTGCACCTCCTGCTACGACATGCGCAGCCAGAAGATCGCCAAGTCGGTTGCCAAAGCGCTCACCGCTGCAGGGATAAGTTTCGGCATCATCGGGAACGAAGAGAGCTGCTGCGGAGAATCCATCCGTAAGATCGGCGATGAAGCGCTTTTCCAGAAGCTCGCACAGTCAAACATCGAGCTGTACAACAGCAAGGGCGTGAAGAAGATCATCGTTACTTCCCCGCATTGCCTGTACACGTTCAAGAACGAGTATCCCGAGCTTGGCGGAGAGTATGAAGTGTATCATTACACAGAAATACTTGCTCAGGCGCTTGCAGGCGGGAAGCTGAAGCTCCAGGGAGACGCAGCCGGAACCGTGGCCATGCACGATCCATGTTATCTTGGCCGTCACAGTGAAGTGTACGACCCGCCTAGGCAGTTGATCGAGGCGGTTCCCGGTGCAGAGCTGAAAGAGCTTTCCAGAAACAAGAAAGATAGCGTGTGCTGCGGCGGTGGGGGCGGCCGAGTGTGGATGGAAACCAAAGCGGGCGAACGGTTCGCGGAACTCCGTATTCAAGATGCGGTTGATTCAGGCGCGAACACTCTGGTGACCTCCTGCCCGTACTGCATCACCATGCTGGAAGATTCCTGTAATGTTATGGGCAAAACCGATCAGCTCCGCGTGATCGATCTTTCCGAACTCATAGCCGAAAAATTGTAA